ggcttggaggggtagcttcttcactttggcggcctcctcccggagcccccgccccttgccaggacgcgcgctcgagcccgcacctcctccgactagcccttgcggggtggcgcgggccttcttcgttgccggggcgtcacccggcagggcgtcgtcctcgacaacaacttcgtcgccggcgtcagctgcagcagcggcccggacgacctcgccaacgcaccaagcagcgtctttgagatcgcacccgatggagaggactccgtaaacGGACGGGATCTTCATCGCGCCGTaagcgcaatgcgtagccgccataaatttgatcagcgccggacggccaaggatcccgttgtagggcaacggggtatgcgccacatcgaacactatgtgctcggtcctgaatgcttcccgggacccaaaGGTGACCGgtagcgtgatgcgtcccagcgggcgcacgatcccggggttcaccccccggaacggttcggtgggcttcaactgctccatcggcagttggagcttttccaccagcctggcggacaggaggttaagcccgctccgttgtcccccaggatcttggtcaccgtcatattgctaatgatcggcgagacgacgaagggtattactccggaacccaattgtcgcaccgggtggtcgtcggcgctgaaggtgatcggcacgtgcgaccacctcagcggctgttgcggctccgcatccggcaacatcGCGCACACATCGCGGgcgaggcgcttcaccgcggcgtgggatgggagagcgtaagatcccccatggatacaggcgacgccacgaggctcctggaagcccggctcgtcgccgccggaatgGTCGGACTCGcgttgctcctcggcgcgcaccCTGTCGCGcccgcgaggagggcgttcccgcacagcgaggggctggctgcgccctccttggggttcgaccctgccggcacccccgcctgccggcctcggacccgctccggggtcgttcgggcaatcccgggagagatgcccgatgtcgccacaattgaagcaggcgccggcggcgcggcgctcctcgtggcgctgctcccaccgctgcttgatcccttgcagcaCGCGGCAACTCtacgcgtcgtgggtggagttgttgtggacaggacagcgggacgcgtcgccctgcttcccgccagattctccccccggcgaggccttcttcgtgggcctcgcggcaggaacccccgagtccgcagcgaggacttgcttcccgctgcacttacgggaacccttcttctgcgagcccgagcccgggctcgcggcagcctgggctgccagctcgggcgctaggcgcccctcctcggccatggcgcacttgtgcgccaaggcgtacaagtcctgcgtcgtccggatccgatgcgtgctcagcttctcacgcatcttgggatcgcggacgttgatggctaAGGTGTttatgatggcggccgcctccgcctccgggatagaataggagagattggagaagcggttgatgaaggcccgcaacgtctctctcGGTTTTTGcccgatggtgtgcagctccgccatggttcccgggcgcttatagccgccttggaacgcgctcacgaactgctcgcgcaggtctgcccaggtagcgacggatccggcgggcaggttgagcaaccaggttcgcgctgctcccttcaggaccatcgggaaccaattcgccctgaccttgtcgtcggcgccgatggcatgcatgcccagcgtataggtcaagagaaaatctttggggttagcggtcccgtcgtacgtaccgagcgcaggcacTCGGAACTTATggggccacaccacccgccgcaactcgcgcgcgaacgcagtgcagccgtcttctgggcccaggggagcatcttcttgctccagtgggtgcccgcgctccacctcgcgcctgcgccggcgctccaagcgcaggcgcagatcctcctgttgtcgggcattcaagatgccacgcgcatcgccccctggGATGGTGGGCGATGAATTCGAGAACCCCTCCGGGCTCCCGTCTACCAGGCCCCgttgaggagggggagggttctccccctgtcgtgaggcgggcggcgcgccttcgcgctctgagttcggcccatggccggagcctactggggcgccctcgccttgcggctgttgggcggccagggcgagaagcgcctccaactcctcgccacacgtctcgtgcgccggcgtgccctgctgcggctcgtaccgcaccatgacgagcgtggcgacgatggcttcagccggggttcgcatggggggcaaccggtttcctgaacggctgcttcccgccctggccccggacgcctccgggcgtgcagggtgcgaacctccaggggtcgcccgggacgcggcgtgctccgggtgccgctgccgcggggcatccttGGGTCACGTctccacccgttggctggcccgggcgacgccatgcgtgctcgcccgactgcccccagtgctgggggcagccggtcccctcggccgattgtcggtcgacggtcggggaggcggtggaggcagctgtgtttgctgcaccctcgagggctcgggattctcttgagctcccgattcgggtcgcacgtcgtgcgaccgcgtgtgcgccgctggggcctcatgcgggtctatgcgtgaatcaccagcccgcttcgagggcatggtgacaaggctcgtcgacgaagaagagtgaagccgatgccgatgggaacttccgctgccggcgatctccggcgccgaTCACTCCCGCGcgccctacctggcgcgccagatgtcgtcgctcggtgctccgacaccgggggcgtgcagccacgtccccctttaaggttcggtaggggcgtctggggtggagaccagctgatcgccggcacggccgacgaggccctactgggccggcgaggcaaagtgctaggggtacgcgctagtccaagaacagacgtacgcacgatttttacccaggttcgggccacccggaggtgtaaaaccctacgtcctgcctgtctgagctgatattgactacggatcaaatgtttacaggttgccaggcaagctcccgggctttctctcagtggctaggcactcctcaccgctctctgctggctgcctactggagccactaagcatctattgagcgagcttcgtccgaaccaattaactgaccaactgactaacccgtcaaccctctctccctagaccgttggcatgggtcctccttttatgcacaaggggatgccacatgtgccacggtgcatgggctacaagtgtccaacggggaggcatgcaactctccctggtgagttggtggcatgcatgggtgccacctccgctgctaggggcctaagaccctagggtaggattggacaaccactgttccttcgacccgacgggtaactacccgtcggtcagCTCGTTTACtaagccgcgcgccttactccttgccttggtgggaccgcgcgttccgcgcccgccacgcgcccgtgtggcgttGTCccgtgggccccacgacccgaggcgggggcacgcgtccgggagcctccagcccccgcaagtcgacccgggaagcacccgggcccagcacGCCcaggaaccccctcccgggatgcagcttcccgggaggtgcctaatcaggaatattcctggaagccccgctagcccatttcgggctggtagcttgccgggaagcacGTTGGCGCTCCctgggatgagaccttcccgggaacccgggggagggggccacgcgtcgcgcagcggtggtaccccgggtgccactggtgcgacacccgACGAGCAACGTTGTTCATCCCTCGAACGTTCCAGTAGAGAATGGGGCAAAGAGCTTCACTCATTGGGACACAAAGAAGAACTCCTAAGGTGACGGCGACGTACAATTATTGAATTGAAAAACACAAACGGGCCATATagggggaggaggtggcccCAAGATGCATTACCGCCTAACATCCGTCTCCCAAACCACACAACACGAACAAACAACTGGCATAGGGCTAGCCGGCGCCGAACTAAGCGGAGCTGCAAAGACATAGGAACTAATGCGCCGGAGTGGCGGCTCTAGTGGACGATGCCTGCGTGGCGGCACGAAGAAGTGCCTCGCGATCAAGCCTGGTCATGATCGCGAGGCCGTCCATGTCAACCTCGCTGAGAGGCTCCTTGAGGCGCTGAGTcagggcggtggcggcgatgtcggcccgctgctcctcctggTCGATGACGCCCAACTCCTTGGCTAGGCGAAGCGTGGCGCGTTGGGCCACCGGCGTGGTGGAGATCTTCCCGGCCTGCCGCGAACTACGTCGGGGGGCAACAGTAGCCATGGCCGTCGAACAGGGTGGAGGTGCAGGCGTGGGTCCCAGCACTGAGGGTGGCGGGGCGGTGAAGACGGAGCGCACCACGCTGGCGTGCTCGTTGATGGTGACCTGCTCCACTTGGTCGGTGATGCCGCCGAGTGCCGAGTCACCGGGCGGGCGAGTAGGGGTGAGAGATGTTGGGCGATGCAGAGGCATCTTCTCGATGCAGACGCACACGTGCAAGGTGTAGGTTGGAGCGTACCGTGCGCAGCTTCACGCCAGGGCTGCAGGACGAAGGGGGCATTGTCGATGGCGATGCGGCCGAGACCGATGGCGCGGTCGCGGTGGACGGTGTCGTCGAAGTGCACGAAGAAATCCTCGGGCATGTGGCTGGTGACGCGCAGGCAGTGAGACGGGATGCGCAGGGCGCTCTCCAGCGCCCGACCGACGAGGATCGGGCTGGCCGCGTGGTACCGGTCGACGGCCTTGACCAGCACGCCGTGGCTGCGCAGTGTGTCGATCTGACGCTCAATGGAGCGCAACGCCATGACGATGGAGTGACTCGCCCTCAAGCGGCGCGGCATCAGGAGCGTGATAGCCCGGCTAAGCATTTCGGCAGAGGGCAGCGGAGCAGGGAAGCGCAGACGCTATGCGATGGGCGGACGTAGCACGTCGAAGGCCGAGGCAGTGGCCTTGGCTCGGGCGGCCTTGCAGCGTGAGGATTCAGAGGCCAGGTGTCCCATACCCAGCACTCAATGCAGCGCGGCGGCTCCCTGTAGTCCTTGCGGCGGTGGTCTTTGCTAAGGCAGTGGAAGCAGCGTCCTCTGAAGCGCCTTAAGAAGGCAGCGCGAGCCGGGCTGGG
The Brachypodium distachyon strain Bd21 chromosome 2, Brachypodium_distachyon_v3.0, whole genome shotgun sequence genome window above contains:
- the LOC104583070 gene encoding uncharacterized protein LOC104583070, with translation MALRSIERQIDTLRSHGVLVKAVDRYHAASPILVGRALESALRIPSHCLRVTSHMPEDFFVHFDDTVHRDRAIGLGRIAIDNMPLHRPTSLTPTRPPGDSALGGITDQVEQVTINEHASVVRSVFTAPPPSVLGPTPAPPPCSTAMATVAPRRSSRQAGKISTTPVAQRATLRLAKELGVIDQEEQRADIAATALTQRLKEPLSEVDMDGLAIMTRLDREALLRAATQASSTRAATPAH